A stretch of the Halorussus vallis genome encodes the following:
- a CDS encoding proline racemase family protein: MNADVRIETVDTHTQGEPTRIVTDGLDRSAFAGGTVADQRDAFADSLDWVREFLMKEPRGHDDMFGAVLAEPRHEKADVGAFFMDSGGYLDMCGHGTIGLVTALVELGEVEPRSPIYLETPAGLVETHPEVEDGIVTSVALRNVESFVYDRTTVTVDGPAGPTAIPVDVVYAGNFFALVDGDELGIAVDTANTDRFVEYGLRIRERVNDELDVVDPFTGEADSVSIAEFYQSTAEADRNVVVFGEGSVDRSPCGTGTCAKMTLLHEKDRLDVGEPYLHESIIGTRFEGRLVDARDRRGTTVVTPEVSGSARIIGKHTFIKQPHDSLDGFSVSAD, from the coding sequence ATGAACGCCGACGTTCGCATCGAAACGGTCGACACTCACACGCAGGGCGAACCGACACGAATCGTGACCGACGGCCTCGACCGGTCGGCCTTCGCCGGCGGAACCGTCGCCGACCAGCGCGACGCCTTCGCCGACTCGCTCGACTGGGTGCGGGAGTTCCTGATGAAGGAGCCTCGCGGTCACGACGACATGTTCGGCGCGGTCCTCGCCGAACCGCGACACGAGAAGGCCGACGTCGGGGCGTTCTTCATGGACAGCGGCGGCTACCTCGACATGTGCGGACACGGGACCATCGGGCTGGTCACGGCGCTCGTCGAACTCGGGGAGGTCGAACCCCGGTCGCCGATCTACCTCGAGACGCCGGCAGGGCTGGTCGAAACGCACCCCGAAGTCGAAGACGGAATCGTGACGTCGGTCGCGCTACGGAACGTCGAGTCGTTCGTGTACGACCGGACGACGGTCACCGTCGACGGGCCGGCGGGCCCGACGGCGATTCCGGTCGACGTCGTCTACGCGGGGAACTTCTTCGCGCTCGTCGACGGCGACGAACTCGGAATCGCCGTCGACACGGCGAACACCGACCGGTTCGTCGAGTACGGTCTCCGGATTCGAGAGCGGGTCAACGACGAACTCGACGTCGTCGATCCGTTCACCGGTGAGGCCGACTCCGTGTCCATCGCGGAGTTCTACCAGTCCACCGCGGAGGCCGACCGGAACGTCGTCGTCTTCGGCGAAGGGTCGGTCGACCGCTCCCCGTGCGGCACCGGCACCTGCGCGAAGATGACGCTGCTGCACGAGAAGGACCGACTCGACGTCGGCGAACCCTACCTGCACGAGAGCATCATCGGAACGCGATTCGAAGGGCGACTCGTGGACGCTCGGGACCGTCGCGGGACGACGGTCGTGACGCCGGAGGTGTCCGGGTCGGCGAGAATCATCGGGAAGCACACGTTCATCAAACAGCCCCACGATTCCCTCGACGGGTTCAGCGTGTCGGCCGACTGA